One bacterium DNA window includes the following coding sequences:
- a CDS encoding SDR family oxidoreductase, producing MSPQERLDRDFSGKVALVTGGSRGIGAAIVRRMARAGADVVINHRDGKGRSAEMAAALCGEAEREGVRALAVTADISDKKSVAAMFQQVEATLGRLDILVLNAARAPFKPWDRLLERDLRLLVDTNFLGNVFCLQGALPMLEQRGGAVVFLSSLGSRFFSPDYSLGPMKAAMESAVKHWAETFAEKEISVNAVCAGLVKTDSFRTLRRIQPELENLPERLFVTPEEVAGVVHFLAGPAGRAICGQTLVVDRGMGNRLNRGPAGG from the coding sequence ATGTCGCCTCAAGAGCGTCTCGACCGCGATTTTTCAGGGAAGGTGGCCCTCGTGACGGGAGGCTCCCGCGGGATCGGCGCGGCCATCGTCCGGCGGATGGCGCGCGCCGGGGCGGATGTGGTGATCAACCACCGCGACGGAAAGGGGCGCTCGGCCGAGATGGCGGCCGCCCTGTGCGGGGAGGCCGAGCGGGAAGGGGTCCGCGCTCTCGCGGTGACCGCCGACATCTCGGACAAGAAATCGGTCGCCGCCATGTTCCAGCAGGTGGAGGCGACGCTCGGCCGGCTGGATATTCTGGTGCTCAATGCGGCGCGGGCGCCCTTCAAGCCCTGGGATCGGCTGCTCGAGCGCGATCTGCGCCTTCTGGTGGATACGAATTTCCTGGGGAACGTGTTCTGCCTCCAGGGGGCGCTCCCGATGCTCGAGCAGAGGGGCGGGGCCGTCGTTTTCCTCTCCAGCCTGGGAAGCCGCTTTTTCAGCCCGGACTATTCCCTGGGGCCGATGAAGGCCGCCATGGAGTCCGCTGTCAAGCATTGGGCGGAGACGTTTGCCGAGAAAGAGATTTCCGTGAACGCCGTGTGCGCGGGGCTGGTGAAGACGGACTCTTTCCGCACCCTGCGGCGGATTCAGCCGGAGCTGGAGAATCTTCCGGAGCGTTTGTTTGTTACACCCGAGGAGGTGGCCGGGGTGGTTCATTTCCTGGCCGGACCTGCCGGGCGGGCCATATGCGGCCAGACCCTCGTGGTCGATCGGGGGATGGGCAACCGCCTGAACCGCGGCCCGGCGGGCGGTTAG